A section of the Paralichthys olivaceus isolate ysfri-2021 chromosome 16, ASM2471397v2, whole genome shotgun sequence genome encodes:
- the LOC109643961 gene encoding transcription factor Jun, which yields MSRKMEATFYDEAVNASNPQHEGTAVYGFNPKTLRQTMTLNLNDPKNFKPQLSAKALDILTSPDVGLLKLASPELERLIIQSCNGLTTPTPTQFVCPKNITDEQEGFAEGFVRALAELHYQQQIPVVHPDALTGATSSAASGAAASEGGGIPYSCTVRSEPPEYTNLGSFGRAASTASAPASERHPPAAYPQPSHNHMDHQLAAAHQHHTRPHALKEEPQTVPEMSGDTPPLSPINMENQERIKAERKRMRNRVAASKCRKRKLERVSRLEDRVKNLKSQNTELVSSANVLRDELALLKQKVMDHVNSGCQLILTQQLQAF from the coding sequence ATGTCCAGGAAAATGGAAGCGACCTTCTACGACGAAGCCGTGAACGCGTCAAACCCTCAGCATGAAGGCACAGCGGTGTACGGCTTCAACCCCAAAACCCTCAGACAGACCATGACTCTGAACCTCAACGACCCGAAAAACTTCAAGCCCCAGCTGAGCGCCAAGGCCTTGGACATCCTGACGTCCCCCGATGTCGGGCTACTGAAGCTGGCCTCGCCGGAGCTGGAGCGGCTGATCATCCAGTCCTGCAATGGGCTCACGACCCCCACCCCGACCCAGTTCGTGTGTCCCAAAAACATCACCGATGAGCAGGAGGGTTTCGCCGAAGGCTTCGTCAGAGCTCTGGCTGAGCTCCACTACCAGCAGCAGATCCCGGTGGTCCACCCTGACGCGCTTACCGGCGCCACCAGCAGCGCGGCATCCGGAGCTGCTGCGTCTGAGGGCGGCGGGATCCCCTACAGCTGCACGGTGCGCAGCGAGCCGCCGGAGTACACCAATCTGGGCAGCTTCGGCCGAGCTGCGAGCACCGCGTCTGCACCTGCCAGCGAGAGGCACCCACCCGCCGCTTACCCGCAACCCTCCCACAACCACATGGATCACCAGCTGGCGGCGGCGCACCAGCACCACACGCGGCCGCACGCCCTCAAGGAGGAGCCGCAGACGGTGCCCGAGATGTCCGGGGACACCCCGCCGCTTTCCCCCATCAACATGGAGAACCAGGAGCGCATCAAAGCCGAGAGGAAGCGCATGCGGAACAGGGTGGCCGCGTCGAAATGCCGGAAAAGGAAGCTGGAGAGGGTGTCCCGGTTGGAGGACAGGGTGAAAAACCTGAAGAGTCAAAACACGGAGCTGGTTTCCTCCGCCAACGTCCTGCGGGACGAGCTGGCCCTGCTCAAACAAAAGGTCATGGACCACGTTAACAGCGGCTGCCAGCTCATCTTGACGCAGCAGCTCCAGGCTTTCTAG
- the tada1 gene encoding transcriptional adapter 1: MTSEQERMNAMAAHASELEIAKKNLTDAIGDNVKHYWANLKLWFKQKISKEEFDIEARRLLAQENVHVHNDFLLAILTRCQIIVSTPEGTGPSQWQGGSASKPGKPKGKKKCSSRQKFDHRFQPQNPLSAAQPFSPREAGGEEEDLRLSAHTLLLPTRGQLEARMMVTAFELGLDNITDDAVSTMIYAVEHHLKDVLTAVITRRKAYRLRDGHFPYAFGSDVTPQPYLKNSLAAYNSVTECPPSSASLPAGPPPQVSPDEAEQQAVHLLACSADILPVPLSPISLFDLLEALQVHHGVMPSHTMYALNMERILSRLWHPSHEELEQDHVHRQRLAGKEGVHVS; this comes from the exons ATGACGTCAGAGCAGGAGCGAATGAACGCCATGGCGGCTCATGCTAGCGAGCTGGAGATCGCAAAGAAGAATTTAACCGATGCGATAGGCGATAACGTCAAACA TTACTGGGCAAATCTGAAACTATGGTTCAAACAGAAGATCAGTAAGGAGGAGTTTGACATTGAGGCCCGTCGTCTGTTGGCACAGGAGAATG tccATGTTCACAATGATTTCCTCCTGGCCATTCTCACACGCTGCCAGATCATCGTCTCCACACCAG AGGGCACTGGGCCATCACAGTGGCAAGGTGGCTCTGCCTCAAAGCCTGGCAAACCAAAAGGGAAGAAGAAATGTTCCTCGAGACAGAAATTCGAT CATCGGTTCCAGCCTCAGAACCCTCTGAGCGCCGCCCAGCCCTTCAGCCCAAGAGAGgcgggaggggaggaggaggatctgcGTCTCAGCGcccacacgctgctgctgcccaCGCGGGGCCAGCTCGAGGCCCGTATGATGGTGACAGCGTTTGAGCTGGGCCTGGACAACATCACAGATGATGCTGTCAGCACTATGATCTATGCTGTGGAG CATCACCTGAAAGACGTCCTGACAGCTGTAATCACCCGGAGGAAGGCGTATCGGCTAAGGGATGGTCATTTCCCTTACGCCTTTGGCAGTGACGTCACGCCGCAGCCTTATCTGAAAAACAGTCTTGCTGCTTACAACAGTGTTACTGAATG TCCTCCTTCAAGTGCTTCTCTCCCTGCTGGCCCACCCCCTCAAGTGTCACCTGATGAGGCTGAACAACAAGCTGTCCACTTATTGGCTTGTTCTGCCGACATTCTTCCTGTGCCACTCTCTCCAATCAGCTTGTTCGATCTCCTGGAGGCGTTACAG GTTCACCATGGCGTGATGCCCTCCCACACCATGTATGCCCTAAACATGGAGCGCATCCTGTCGCGGCTCTGGCACCCCAGCCACGAAGAACTAGAACAAGACCACGTACACCGGCAGCGGCTTGCTGGGAAAGAGGGCGTGCACGTCAGCTGA
- the LOC109637887 gene encoding angiopoietin-related protein 1-like, translating into MGPGTWSLFVLLGLALWSNSHALTKNPILSRIRRAPEANGENKKCSYTFLVPEQKITGPICAARGYSTDKDRVTRLDVAAVRDLLSKQRREMETLKLVVDVDGNLVNEMKLLRKESRNMNSRVTQLYMQLLHEIIRKRDNSLELAQLETRILNATSESLRLASRYRELEAKYSALSAVVNNQSVLIGALEEQCMQVYSRRHEHPPMGPPLVQVVPENIPVNVPRFTNEIQRDNTQGFVRERGSRSGPSPTSGTLEVLKPPERNFSAEGPFRDCLEAQEAGHSTSGMYLIRPDEAERPVQVWCEQDIDNGGWTVIQTRRDGSVNFFRNWENYKSGFGNIDGEYWLGLEGIYNLGRQGDYKLLVELEDWMGKKIYAQYSSFHLEPQSEDYRLRLGTYQGNAGDSLSSHNGKQFTTLDRDKDAFSGNCAHFHKGGWWYNACGQANLNGVWYNGGVYRSKFQDGIFWADYGGGFYSMKTVRMMIRPID; encoded by the exons ATGGGCCCCGGAACATGGAGTCTATTTGTGCTGCTTGGTTTGGCCCTCTGGAGCAACAGCCATGCCCTCACCAAAAACCCCATTCTCTCTCGCATACGGAGGGCACCAGAGGCCAACGGAGAAAACAAGAAATGCTCTTACACCTTCCTGGTCCCTGAGCAGAAGATCACAGGCCCCATCTGTGCTGCTCGCGGTTACTCCACTGACAAGGACAGAGTGACGCGCTTGGACGTGGCTGCAGTGCGCGACCTTCTGTCAAAGCAGCGTCGGGAGATGGAGACTCTGAAGTTGGTGGTCGACGTGGATGGCAACTTGGTGAATGAGATGAAGCTATTGAGGAAAGAGAGCAGGAACATGAACTCAAGGGTGACCCAACTCTACATGCAGCTGCTGCATGAGATCATCAGGAAGAGGGACAACTCACTGGAGCTGGCACAGCTGGAGACACGCATCCTTAATGCAACCAGTGAGTCACTACGTCTGGCCTCCAGGTACAGGGAACTGGAGGCCAAATACTCAGCCCTGTCAGCAGTGGTGAACAACCAGTCAGTACtgattggagcactggaggAGCAGTGTATGCAAGTGTACAGCCGCAGGCATGAGCACCCACCCATGGGACCTCCACTAGTACAGGTGGTGCCTGAAAACATTCCTGTCAATGTGCCACGTTTCACCAATGAAATCCAGAGGGACAACACCCAAGGGTTTGTGCGGGAAAGGGGCTCTCGCTCTGGGCCATCACCCACAAGTGGTACCCTGGAAGTCCTGAAACCTCCCGAGAGGAACTTCAGTGCAGAAG GCCCATTCAGAGACTGTCTGGAGGCGCAGGAAGCCGGCCACAGCACCAGCGGCATGTACCTGATCAGAccagatgaagcagagaggCCGGTGCAGGTCTGGTGTGAACAAGACATAGACAACGGGGGCTGGACTGTGATCCAGACCAGGAGGGATGGATCTGTTAACTTCTTCAGGAACTGGGAGAACTACAAG AGCGGCTTTGGCAACATAGACGGGGAGTACTGGCTCGGTCTGGAAGGTATCTACAATCTAGGGAGGCAGGGGGACTACaagctgctggtggagctggaggactgGATGGGCAAAAAGATATACGCTCAGTACAGCAGCTTCCACCTGGAGCCACAGAGCGAGGACTACCGCCTGCGGCTGGGCACCTACCAGGGCAACGCCGGGGACTCACTCAGCAGCCACAACGGCAAACAGTTCACTACACTGGATCGAGACAAGGATGCTTTCTCAG GTAACTGTGCCCATTTCCATAAAGGAGGCTGGTGGTACAACGCCTGCGGCCAAGCCAACCTTAACGGAGTTTGGTACAATGGAGGCGTCTACCGTAGCAAGTTCCAGGACGGGATCTTCTGGGCCGACTATGGGGGAGGCTTCTACTCCATGAAAACTGTCCGCATGATGATCAGGCCCATAGACTGA